The proteins below come from a single Papaver somniferum cultivar HN1 chromosome 11, ASM357369v1, whole genome shotgun sequence genomic window:
- the LOC113324908 gene encoding uncharacterized protein LOC113324908, with the protein MKIKFGCVNIVATVADAPWIIPPFIDELRRLIVYYNDKKPIVSVDIKFDPNATSNLHYKAAATLQICYRTHCIIIQLLHLDVTPPALLAFLVDTKIEFVSYKVSDSASKLQRSYGICSRVPIWLASYSSIDLAQRVRTDLGLNIEIPTGASSSACGARNLTEEQTAICAYAVGMLGVKYYRGSF; encoded by the coding sequence ATGAAAATCAAGTTTGGTTGTGTTAACATTGTCGCAACTGTTGCAGATGCACCTTGGATTATCCCTCCTTTCATTGATGAGTTGAGGCGCCTTATTGTTTACTACAACGATAAGAAACCAATTGTTTCTGTAGACATTAAGTTTGATCCAAATGCCACCAGCAACCTTCATTACAAGGCTGCAGCAACTCTCCAGATATGTTATCGCACTCATTGCATCATCATTCAACTTCTTCATTTGGATGTTACCCCACCCGCACTTTTAGCTTTCTTAGTTGATACGAAAATTGAATTCGTGAGTTATAAGGTCAGTGATTCTGCCAGTAAGCTTCAACGTAGCTACGGGATCTGCAGTCGTGTACCAATATGGCTAGCTAGTTATTCATCAATTGATTTGGCTCAGAGAGTCCGTACTGATTTGGGGCTGAACATTGAGATACCAACAGGTGCAAGTAGCTCTGCTTGTGGCGCTAGGAACCTAACCGAGGAACAAACAGCAATCTGTGCCTATGCTGTTGGAATGTTAGGAGTGAAGTACTATAGGGGTTCATTTTAA
- the LOC113324909 gene encoding uncharacterized protein LOC113324909, which produces MEIKFDCVNILTTVADAPWIITSFIDELRRLILLHKDESPIVGVDVKLDPNSTSNLHYKAAATLQLCYRTHCIIIQLLHLDVVPPALKTFLLDKKIRFSRYDVSGCFGKLERSYGFYLNYDFDYSFTGTKDSIGLEQKVRTELGLNIEIPTTASSSVWGARNLTEEQIKYAAICAYAVAMLGVKKCRGAF; this is translated from the coding sequence ATGGAAATTAAGTTTGATTGTGTTAACATTCTCACTACTGTTGCAGATGCCCCTTGGATTATCACCTCTTTCATAGATGAGTTGAGGCGTCTTATACTTCTCCACAAGGATGAGTCCCCAATCGTTGGTGTTGATGTTAAGTTGGATCCAAATTCTACCAGCAACCTTCACTACAAGGCTGCAGCAACACTGCAATTATGCTATCGTACTCATTGCATAATCATTCAACTGCTTCATTTGGATGTAGTCCCACCTGCACTTAAAACTTTCCTACTTGATAAGAAAATTAGATTTTCGCGTTACGATGTTAGTGGTTGTTTTGGTAAGCTTGAACGTAGCTATGGATTTTACctcaattatgattttgattattcATTTACGGGTACGAAAGACTCGATTGGTTTGGAGCAGAAAGTCCGTACTGAATTGGGGTTGAACATCGAGATACCAACGACTGCAAGTAGCTCTGTTTGGGGTGCTAGGAACCTAACCGAGGAACAAATCAAGTATGCAGCAATCTGTGCCTATGCTGTTGCGATGCTGGGAGTGAAGAAGTGTAGGGGTGCGTTTTAA
- the LOC113320455 gene encoding protein STRUBBELIG-RECEPTOR FAMILY 2-like codes for MALRYCFLLILSLIFINFSSFSVSYQPSYIQEVAVLQDVFKSLNQPQQLVGWSLGGGDPCLDAWTGISCSGSSITAIYLNGLNLTGSLGGYLFNLFNLKQLDVSNNQIAGEVPALLPPNATHIDLSVNNFTPNIWFLATPMPYLEYLNLSHNSISGPLDNVFSGFPNLKQMDLSYNQFSGDLPSSFGDLKNLNGLFLQRNQFTGSVAVLSQLPLHDLYIQMNEFSGVVPKELFNIPNLRLEANLLTDGKPLVVPGDRNNFTGSSPNTIDPRSSEKGTSSLFVGLIPAGVVAFLVVLGLCVWFYIKSRRSRGNAYRRSKWP; via the exons ATGGCACTTCGTTACTGTTTCTTACTCATTCTTTCGCTCATTTTTATCAATTTCTCATCATTTTCGGTCTCTTATCAACCTAGTTATATCCAAGAAG TTGCTGTACTTCAAGATGTGTTCAAATCGTTGAATCAACCACAACAGCTGGTGGGATGGAGCTTGGGTGGAGGGGATCCCTGTCTGGATGCATGGACGGGAATCTCATGCTCAGGATCATCCATTACAGCCAT TTATCTGAATGGTCTGAATCTAACTGGAAGTCTAGGAGGCTATCTTTTCAACCTATTTAACTTGAAGCAGTT GGATGTGAGCAATAATCAGATAGCAGGAGAAGTTCCTGCACTTCTACCTCCCAATGCCACTCATAT AGACTTGTCAGTCAACAATTTCACACCAAATATTTGGTTCTTGGCCACACCAATGCCGTATCTGGAGTATTT GAATCTAAGTCACAATTCTATCTCAGGACCGCTGGACAATGTCTTCTCGGGCTTCCCAAATTTAAAGCAGAT GGATTTGTCATATAACCAATTCTCTGGAGATCTCCCAAGCTCATTCGGAGATTTGAAAAATCTTAATGGACT GTTTCTACAAAGGAATCAATTCACAGGATCAGTGGCTGTTCTTTCTCAACTTCCCCTCCATGACCT GTACATCCAAATGAATGAATTCAGTGGAGTAGTCCCGAAGGAGTTGTTTAACATACCAAATCTTAG GTTAGAGGCGAACCTTCTGACCGATGGGAAGCCATTAGTTGTTCCAGGAGATAGGAATAACTTCACAGGCTCATCCCCAAACACTATTGACCCCCGAAGCTCAGAAAAAGGCACTTCGTCCTTGTTTGTGGGACTTATTCCTGCTGGGGTTGTAGCATTCTTAGTTGTATTAGGTTTATGTGTTTGGTTCTATATCAAGTCACGTAGAAGTAGGGGTAATGCTTATAGACGTTCAAAGTGGCCCTAG